The Candidatus Binatia bacterium nucleotide sequence CCGACCGCCACGTGGCGGAGATCCTTTTCGTAGACGTCGAGCAGAATCCAGACGACGGAAAGGTCGGCCACCGTGAAGGGACGGTCGGCGGGCGTGACGAGCTCGCCGACCGTGATGTGACGTGCGATGACGGTGCCCGCGAGGGGACTAGTCAGAGAAAAGTAGGAAAGGGGGCGGCCACGCGGACCCCACTCGAGCTTTTCGATTTCTTCGTCGGAAAGCCCCAGGAGCCGCAGCGCTTCGTAGGCGGCCTGATACGCCGCCTCGGCGCGTTCGAAGGCTCCCTTGGCTTCGAGGAATTCCCGCTCGGAGGAGATCTTTTTTTCGTAGAGCCGCTTTTCCCTGCGGAAATTCCTGCGAGCGACCTCCAGGTTCGCCCTGGCTTCGAGGTATCGCGCTTTTTTCTCTCCGAGTTCGAGAGAGTCGAGGTCGGCCAAGATTTCCCCCTCTTTCACGTCGTCCCCGAGTGCGGCGTAGACACGTACGGCACGGCCGGCGATCCGAGGGCTCACGTGGGCGAGTGCGTACTCGTTGGGTCCGATGACCGCGGTCGCCCGGATTTCGCGCCACACGGGGCGGCGACGGACCTCGGCGAGACGAAGGCCGAGATTGCGCTCGGCCTCGGAGTCGAGGCGGACCAGGTCGCGCGAGTCTTCTTTTTCGTCGTGCCCGGTCCCTGCCCCTCGTGGTGCGGGCTTTCCGTTTCGGTTCGCGCACAAGCCGCCGGGCCCGCACAGGCGAGCAGGACGAGCAAGCCGAGCAGCCGGAAGGATTCGATTACCCGAGCCGCACGACCCCCCGTGTGGGTTCCGCCCACCCTTCGCGACGTCATCGCGACCTCCGCTCGGGAAGTCTCCGCCCGACGGCGCGTTCGAGCTCCGCCCGCGCCCGCCAGTAGTCCCAGAGGGCCTCGAGGTAGGCCAGCCTCGCGGCGACGAGTTCGTTCTGGCCGGCCAGCAGTTCGAGAAGACCGATCTTCCCTTCCTTGTACGAAGTTTCCAGGAGCCGGAGACTCTCTTCGATTCGCTCGACGGCCCCGGACTCGAATGCGCGGACCGCTTTTCGGGCCGCCCGGAACGTTTCCAGCGCATCCCGCACTTCGAGTTCGATCGAGAGCTCGACGGCTCGCAGGTTGTGACGTTCCGCCAGGCGAAGGCCGGAAAGAGTCGTGAGCTCCGCCTTCTTCGCGTCGAAAATCGGGATCGGGAAGCGCAGGGTAACGCCGAAAATCCGGTCTCGTTGCCCCCGGCTCTCGGCTTCCTCGTCGTATTCGAACCCGAGACGCGGGTTGGGCAGGATCAGCCGGCGTGTCAGGCGCGTCTCGGCTTCGAGGCGCGAGAGCTCGTGCTTGCGGGCGAGCAGGTCGGGACGAGAGGCCAACGCCGTTTCCAGGAGCTCTTTTTCGTCCAGAGGGACGTCCTCCGCGCGGAAACTCCCTTTCAGAATCAGAACGCCCGTGGGTTCCATGCCGGAAAGACGCTCGAGGGTGCGGAGGGCGTTCCGGTAGCTCGCTTCCGCTGCCAGGCGGTCCCTCGCGGCCCGGTCGTGGCGGATGGCTGCCAGGTTGGCCTCGAGTTTGGGGGCTTCTCCCGCGGAGAAACGTTCTTCGGAGGCTTGGTACAATCGTCGGTTCAGGAGTTCGATGCGCTCGAAAAGTCGCAGCTGCTCCCCGAGATAGAGAGCGCGGTAGAAGGCACGGGTCACGTCGGCCACGAGATGCCGTTCCACGTCCGCGACTTCGGCTTCCACGCGCTCGAAGTTGCGTTTCGCTTCTCGGATTCGAAGCGTTCTCTGGCCCGCGACTTCGAGCTCGATCGAGAGTCCGGCCGCCGCTTGAGATTCGGAGCCGCCCCCCTCGAAACGCCGCGCGGCTGCACCCCCTTCGATTTCGGGGTTGAAAGGGTTCCAGTAGCGCGCCCTCACCAGGCGTCCGCGCGCGACCTCGAGCTGCGCCCGGGCCGCCAGGAGGTCGGGGTTCTGCCGTCGCGCCGCTTCGAGAAGGCGGTCGAGAGTCCAGGCTTTCTCGGACGCCGGGGAAGGGTTGACCGTCGCCAGGGCGAGGCAGACACCCGACGCGAAGATGCGCGCACCTCGCCCTGGAATTACGTTGCGGGAAGTTCGCTTGCACCATCCTGCCATGAGAGATTCTCCGTTCCTGGACTGTCCGGTGGTCGCACCGGGACCAGGAGACGAGGCCCAAGTGAAGGGGCGGACGCCCCTCGGGTTACGTGACGACCGGCTTCGGCCGGCTCAGCAGAGCAGGACGGTGGTCCCGTGAACTGGGACGGAAACCGAGCGGTTGGACCGGGTCGGAAACCCTTCGGGGATCTCGAGTCCGACGGGGCGGGAAAAGGAAAGCGCCCGTTCGGGTGATGCTTGCGTTGCGCGTTCGTCGGCGGAGCGTTGCAGGCTCTTGCCGTTCCCTACCCGAATGTCCCGGCAATCCCGGGCGCAGTCGTCTCCTCTGACTGCCGATGGTTTGCCCGCGGCGGGGTGACAACGCGGCGATTCGACGAGTTCGATGGCGACGTGGCTCCCTTCGATGCAAAGGACGGCATGGGGCAGGATGCCGGCGCCGAGGAAGAAGAGAAACAGGACGGCTGCACCCGCGACGGTTCGAGTCGAGCGGCGCATCGGCGCACGATTCTCTCCGCGCCGTGCGTTCTTGTCAATTCGGGCCGTGGCGTCCACCAGGGGCAGAATTCCACTCGCTCCAGGGGCTCGTTTCTCTCTGCCGGTCTCCCCTTTGACGCGGAGAAAAAAGTCACTTGCCAAATCGGGCGGCATTTTGACGTGTCAGCGACATTCGGGCTACGGCGGAGCCGCACGGATATCGCACAAAGGGGGCCTCGGCGACTTGCGTGCCCGGGCGCGTCCGAGGTGAGAGGCTGGGTCTCGGGGGCGACCCCGGACAGGTTTCGCGGCCCCCTACCACGTGCACCCGGGCCCGCCGTTGCACGTCCGCCGCGCCTTTGTTTTAAGCTCCGAGTCGATGAGTGAAATCGCAACCAACGAGGAAAGCCGCGTCCGGGGACTCGTCGACGTCGAGAAACTCGCGCGCTGGATGGACGAGCGGAAGCTCCCGGGCGCCGGAGAACCTCTGGAGGTCCGCTTCATCAGCGGAGGGGCCTCGAACGAGATCTTCGAGCTCAAGAGGGGTCCGCACCGGATGGTGCTCCGGCGTCCGCCGCGGAAGGTTCCGGAGGGACGCAACGAGTCGATGCTCAGGGAGTACCGCGTCCTCTACGCGCTCAACGACACGGACGTTCCCCACGCGCGGGCCCTGGCCGCTTGCGAGGACACGGACGTGCTCGGCGCCTGCTTCTACATCATGGAGTACGTCGACGGCTGGACGCCGATGGGCCCGCTTCCGCCTCCCTTCGACCGCGACCTCGAGGCGAAGCGGGGCCTGGGTTGGGAGCTCGTCGACGCGCTCGCCAAGCTCGCCCGTGTCGACTGGAAGAAGGTCGGGCTCGAGGGCTTCGGCAAGCCCGAAGGATTTCTCGAGCGGCAGGTGGACCGGTGGCTTTCCCACCTCTCGCGCGTCAAGTTCCGCGAAATCCCGGGGCTCGACGAGGCGGCCGAGTGGCTTCGCCGGCACACGCCCAGGCATTACCCCGTGGGAATCATCCACGGCGACTACCAGTTCGCCAACGTGATGTTCCACCACGGGGCGCCCGCGCGGATGGCCGCCATCGTCGACTGGGAAATGTCCACGATCGGCGCCCCGCTCCTCGATCTGGGTTGGGTTCTCATGGGATGGGTCAACCCGGGGGAAGAAAACGCGATGAAGGGCTACTTCGACTACACGGGCATGCCGACGCGCGAGGAGCTCATGCAGCGCTACGCCGAGAAGAGCGGCCTTTCCGTGGACAACATCGACTACTACGTCGTGCTCGCCCGCTTCAAGATCGCCTGCGTCCTCGAAGCCGGCTACGCGCGCTACGTGCAGGGCGGGGCCGACAACCCGAAGATGGCGGCCTTCGGAGACGTGGTCCTCCAGATGGCGCGGCGGGCAGCCGAGCTCGCCCGCTCCTCGAAGCTTCCGCCGACGAGCTGAGGGGCGACCCTGCCATGGGCGAGCGCCGGCCGTCGCCCCCCGCGGAGGCGCGCGTGGCCGGCCTTCGCGCCCTCGTGCGAGTGTATCGGAGGCTGCGGGCGCGCTGGCGGGCGCGCGGGCGGTGCGACTACCTGCGGGGCGTGTTCGTGGAACGTATCCCGCCCCGCTCGGTCCGCACGGTCTTCGAGCTCGGATGCAAGGACGGGGCCGACACGGTTCGGCTTCGCGACGTGTTCGACGCGGAAGTGCACGCTTTCGAGTGCGACCCGCGGATGCTTCCGAAGGCGAGACGGCGGCTCGGGGGCGAGCCGAAAATCCGGCTGGTCGAGAAGGCCGTCTGGGACCGGGACGGGGTCGTCCCCTTCTACGTCGTCGAACGCGCCTTCGAAGAGGGTCGGGAGGTGGAAAATCCCGGAGCTTCCTCCTGCTTTCGGGCGCGGCACGATTACCGCGTCCGATACGAACAGACGGAAATCGCGGTCGAGGCCATCCGGCTGGAGCGCTACTGCGCCGAGGCGGGCGTGGACTCGGTCGACCTCCTGTGCATGGACATCCAGGGGGCCGAGCTTCACGCGCTCCGGGGTCTCGGGGACCGCATCGAGGCCGTGCGCTTCGTCGTCACCGAGATCGAGCGCCGGCCGATCTACGAGGGGCAGAGCCTTTTCCCCGAGGTCGACGCCTACCTGCGCTCCCGCGGCTTCCGCCGCCTGGTCGAGGTGCCTCGCGACCCCTGGTTCAGCGACTTCCTCTACGCGGCGGGGGACGTGGCGTGACGGGCGTTTTTCGTGTTAGGGAATTCCGTCCATGACGATCAAGGATCGCACCGCCATCGCCGGCATCGGGCAGACTCGTTTCGGCAAGGGCCTCGAGGACACGGAGCTTTCGCTCGCCTGCCAGGCGATTTCGGCCGCGATCGACGACGCGGGCCTCAGGCCTTCGGACGTCGACGGTCTCGTCATGTTCTCGATGGAGAACGGCCGCGAGGTGGAAATCGCGCGGAACGTGGGTCTCGGCGACGTCACGTATTTCGGCGAGATCGGCTACGGGGGCGGCGCGGGCTGCGCCACCGTGGGTCATGCGGCCATGGCGGTCGCGACCGGCCAGTGCCAGGTGGCGGTGGCCTGGCGTGCCCGCAAAAGAGCGGCGAAGACGAGCCGCCCGTGGGCGCAGGTCGGCCAGCGGCTTTCGGGGTTCACGCAGTGGAGCCGCCCCTTCGGCCTTTTGCGTCCCGTCGACGAGATCGCGATGCTGGCGCGGCGCTACATGCACGAGTTCGGCGCGACGCGCGAGCATCTCTGCAACGTGGCGCTGGCGTTCCGCAAGCACGCGAACCGGAACCCCAACGCGATCATGTACGGCCGCGAGCTCACCCGCGAGCAGTACATGACCTCGCGGTGGATCTCCGAGCCGCTCTGCCTCTACGACAACTGTCTCGAGACGGACGGCGCGCTGGCCGTCGTCGTCGTCTCGGCCGAGCGGGCGCGGGACCTCCGGCATCCGCCCGTCTACGTCCACTCCTTCGCGCAGAGCATCCCTCGGCAGCACCAGGTCATGACGAACTACTTCTGCGACGACCCGTTGCTCGGCCCTTCGTACGTGTGCTCTCGACTCCTCTGGAAGAACAGCGACTTCGGGCCCCGGGACGTGCGCGTGGCCCAGCTCTACGACGCCTTCAGCCCTCTCATTCTCCTTTCGCTCGAGGGCTACGGCTTCTGCGGGCGCGGGGAAGGCGCGGCCTTCACGGAAAACGGGAACCTGGAGTGGCCGGACGGCCGCCTTCCCACGAACACCTCGGGCGGCGGGATGTCGGAGGCGTACGTGCACGGTTTCAACCTGATCCTCGAGGGCGTACGCCAGATGCGCGGCACGTCGACGTGTCAGGTGGAGGGAGCCGAGTGCTGCCTGGTGACGAGCGGCGAGGGCGTCCCGACGAGCGCCCTGCTCCTTCGGAGGTGAAGTCGATGGAAACGGGCTTTCTCCTTCCGGACCTCGAAGACCCGGACTCCCGGCCTTTCTGGGAAGGCTGCGCCCGGGGCGAGCTGCTGGTGCAGGTGTGCGCGGACTGCGGCCAGCGCCGGATGCCGCCCCGCCCGATGTGCTACGTGTGCCGCTCCCTGCGTCAGCGGTGGGAGCGCGTTTCGGGCAGGGGTACCATCTGGTCCTTCGTCGTCGCGCATCCGCCTTTGCTTCCGGCCTACGAAAAGCTCGCCCCTTACAACGTGATCGTCGTCTCGCTCGTCGAAGACCCGAAGATTCGGCTCGTGGGCAACCTCGTCGCCTCGCCGGAAGGGCCGATCAACGAAGTCGATCCGTCGACCATCCGGATCGGCGAGCCCGTGCGCGTCGTCTTCCAGAAGGTCGACGACGTGACGTTCCCGCGCTGGATGCGGGACGAGGCCCGCTAGCTGGTCGTTTTCGAGAGACCCTTCTCTCGGGCGGCGGCGAGGATCTGCTCTTCGGGTTCCTTGCGGTCGAGGTAATCCCGCCACGAGGTCACGAGCCCCCGTTCGTCGACCTCGACGATCGTCGCTCCGTGGATCGTGACGCGGGCTCCGTCACCCGGAGCGCCCGGCATCGTGAACGTGCCCTCGCCCACCCACTCGAACACGGCCCAGTTCTCGCCGCCCCGGATGCGGAGGATCTTCTGCCGCCAGTCGGGAAAGATTTTGCGCGTGTGCCTGGCAACGCCCCGGAGGTCCCGCGTCGAGGGCGTTTGCGGATCACCGAACGTCGCGCCGGGCGCGAAAAGCTCGAGCCACCCGCCCTTCTGGCCCATGTCGAGCGCCTTCTCCACCCGCCGGGCCCAGGATTCCCAGTCCATTTCGGTTCAGCTCCCGGGACGGCGCGGCGCTGCAGCCGGCCCCTCGTTCCCCCACTCTCTCCACTCCCCTTCCACCAGGCGTTCGTGCGGGAGGAAATTCGCCTTGTACCGCATGGGCGCGCAATCCCGGATGTAGTAGCCCAGGTAGAGGTAGCGGAGACCCCACTCGCGGCAGGTCTCGATCTGTTTCAAGATCGAGAAGGTCCCGGGGCTCAGGTGCGAGAAGTCCGGGTCGAAGTAGGTGTAGACGGCCGAAAGGGCGTCCGCGGAGCGGTCGACGATGCTGACGGCGACGAGCTTTTCCTGGTAACGGTAGTCGAACTCGAGCGTGTCCACGCAGGTGTCGACCAGAAACTCCTCGTAGGCGAGCGCGTCGACGCGCTCCCCGCTCACCAGAAGCCCGCGCTCGGATTTGTGCCGCGTGTAGAGACGGACCTTTTCTTCCGTCACGGTGGGGCGGGAAATTTCGGTCCGAAGGAGCCGATTTCCCCGACGCCAGATTCGCTTCTGCGTCCGGCTCGGGCGAAAGCGAGAAACGTCGATTCGAAGCGGGACGCAGGCCTGGCACGAAGGACAACTGGGCCGGTAGAGCATGAGACCTTGCCGGCGGTCCCCCTCCGCGAGCCGGCGCGCGAACTCGCTCCGGGTGAGCGGGCGGACCGGAAAGCGCATGGGGAGTCGCGCCACCCGTCCCGGAAGGTAGGGGCAACGGCTCGGGGCGTCGTAGACGACCCACTCCGGTGGTTCGACGCGTCGTCGGTTCCTGGGTTCGATCGAGCTGCGCATGGGCGGAAGGCCATTGAAGCAGAGCTCGGGCAGAAACGCCACGCAGGACGCGACGGCGGACCGAAAGCTCGCACGGTGCGTCGGAGGGCGGGTTCTACGACCGCTACCTGGCATCCGATGAAAGTCCGCGTATGTCCGGGGAGAGTCCGGCGCGTCGTGTCGCGTGACCGCTCCGTCGCGGCAGGCGAAGCGGCCGAGCCGAGGATCCGACTCGCTCGCCCCCCGACAGGCTCGTGCGCGTAGCCTCCCACGTCACGCAAGGGCCCCCTCGGCTCGCGACGACCGTCCCGGGGTCGGACGCGAGGAACATCGGCGTTCGTGGCGCTCGGGTCCACCGCGGCTGTGTGCGGCCTTCGCGAGTGTTTTCTCCGTTGCATCGAACGGCAGCTCGATGCTAGGCATGGCCGCTCCGTATGCGGGAAAGCGCGCGATGTGGTGGGTAATCGGAGCCCTCTTCCTGCTTGCCGCCGTCTTCGGGCTTCTCTGTCTGGTTCACCGGGCGCTCGGTCGCTCGTATTCCGCGGACACGAGCCTCGCGCTCTCCGTGCTGTTCGCCTTCTGGGGAGCCGTGCTTTCGCTCTTGACCTGGCTCTTCGGAGGTTAGCTTTGGGGGCCTTGCCCCCCCGGCCCTGGCCTCGTCAAAACGTCGAAACGCGGTTCGGCGAAGGTCCGCCTCTCGCGTCGTTCGTCGCGGGAAGTTCCTTCGGTCTTTGCAACGGGGGCCCAAAGGGAAAACTCTCGGCAGCGTGGAGACGGACCGACGAAACGTGCGCCTGTTTTCCGGGTGTGTCTCGGCCGCGCTCGGCCCATGCAGGAAACCGACGACGCCTGCGCTCTCCCTGGCTCGTGTCGCGCCTCCGGCGTGCGAGTGGAAAGACCCAGTAGCAGGGCCTAGCGAGCGAAACCGCACCTGGCCTGTCCCCTCGCGAGTTTTCGGAGGTTCGGGTTCGCGGTCCGCCCGTGGCCGGGGTGCGCTCCGCGATCACGGGGATCCTAGGTTCGACGCCTCCGTGAATGCGTGCCGCGTCTTCGGTCCCGGCTCGGCAACTTCTCTACGCCGGGGCCTCGGCCGAGAGAGACCTCGTGCGTCCCCACGCCGAAACGGTGGCGCGTTCCGTCCTCGAGGACCAGGTCGAAGGGAACGGGGCTCTCCACGCGGACTTTCTCCCGGCTCGCTTCGACGAAGAGGAGGCCGAGAGGCGTCGGGACGGCGCCGCGCGCCCACTCGAGAAATCCGAGCCTCGGGGCGACGCGGGCGAGCGCGAAGCCCGGTTCGGCGGGTGTGACGCCGAGAGTGTAGCAGAGGAGGTCACGGGTGGGCGTCGAGGACCAGCCGTGGCAGGTGGTTCCGGCGTACCAGGTCTCGGAGAACGTGGGTGCCCGCTCGAGGAGCCTTTCCCAGTCGAGGCAGAGACGCGCGATGGCCTCGGGGGCTCCGAGCCTGGCCACGGCGTCGTGGACCACGTACCGGAAGAACGGCTGGGCAGCGACGATTTTCGTCTCGACGTCCCACCACGGCTCCTCGGGGCCGAAAAAGAGGTACGCGCCGCCGATGCCCCCTTCCGGGGCTCGGGCTTCCGTGGGCCGGCCTCGAGGGGCGGACCACGCCGCTTCGACGTGAAGGGAGGAGTCCACGAGCAGCTCGAGCAGCCGCTCGGAGCGCTCGGGAGGAGCGAGCCCTGCCACGACGGCTGCGGCTTGCGCGTGCTGGCTCGAGGCAAGGGAGCGCCGGCCCTTGCGAATCGTGTCCGCGTAGCGCCCTCGCTCCGGGTCCCAGAAGGCTTCGAACGCCTCGCGCAGCTCTTCGCGGAGTCGCTGCGCCCAGAAGGCTCGCCCCCCGTCGCCGAGCCACGCCGCCATTTCCTCGAACTCCCCGAGCGCCCGCGCCCAGAGCGCGTTGAGGACGGAGGAACGGCCGCCCACGCCGACGGCTGCCCAGTCGACCAGGACCCATCCGGGCACGTCCGCGAGAAGGCCGTCTTCCGCGCGGTAGTCGAGAAACCACCGGAGGACGTTCTCGGCGACCGGGAGCATGCGGGCGACGAATTCCCGGTCGCCCGTGTAACGGTAGAGGTTGTGGAGCGCGTGGATCCAGTGGAGGGCCCAGTCGGGCACGTAGCTCGCGTCCTCGCGCGCGAGGTCGCAGGCCGCCGCCATGGGCAGCATGCCGTCGGGCCTCGGCCGGGCGGCGAGCTCGACACACCACCGCGCAAGCCGCCAGTCGGCGTTCGAGACGAGGTCGACCATCTGATGGACGACGGCATCCCCCGTCCACGCCCTCTGCTCCCGCGTCGGGCAGTCGACGTAAGCGTCGAGAGAGCAGAGGTCGACGGTGCGCCGCCCCGCCTTCCAGATGCGCTCGAGTCTCTCGTCCGAGCACTCGAAAAAGGGGCCCCTCGCGCGCGGATGGAGCCGCTCTTCGACGCTCACCCCGATGCGGACGGTCCCGCTCGAGCGCACCGAGAGGACGACGTGACGGAGCCCCACGGGATCGAACGTTTCCACCCGGCTCCGTCCGGGTGGAGCTACGTAGCGGACTCCCGCGCGATGTTCCTCCCCGAGCCGGCGCGGCGGGGCTGCTTTTCCGAAGGCCGGGTCGAACTCGCTCCCCAGCACGTCGACGACGGCACCCCCGGCGGCGTCGACTTCGAGCGCCAGGGTGCCGCAGACGACCTCCCCGAAGTCGAAATGGAGGAGCTCCGACCTGCCCTCGCGGCAGCGTAGCTCGAGTGGCCCTTCCGGGCTCTCGCGCCTTCGCCGCACCACTCGGGCGCGCCCGAGCTCGTGCTCGACCTCCACGACGGGGTCCTGCGCTTCGGTCGCGCTCTCCCGCTCGCACGTCGCCTCCGCGCGGAGACGAGCCTTTTTTTCCACGCAGCCGAGCAGGGCCACGGGTCTCGGCAAAAGAGAGCCGTAGGGCGTGGACGGCGGCTCCGGCTCGCCCTGGTAGCCGAGAGAGTACGTCTCGAGTTCCACGGCGTCGGACCATTCCGCGTCGTCGAAGCCGGGCGCCTGCCAGCCTTCGGGGACCGTACGGCCGTCCACGCACTCGGACCCCCTGGCTCCGATTCCCGAGGGCTCGAGACACACCCAACCGTCGAAGGCCCGTGCCTTCCACGAGTGGTCCGAAAGGATCCACCGGCCCGGCCCGATTTTCGCCTCGAACACGAATGCGCCTGCGCCGAGTTGCCCCGACGGCACCGCCGGCATCCACCAGGCGTTCGCCTCCCCGTAGAACCGGACGAGGACGGCAAGGACGTTCTCTCCTTCGACGAGGTAGGGAGCGAGATCCACGACGTCGTAGTGAAGCCGGGTCGGGTGGTCGCGGACGGGACCACGGGCCGCCTCCCGGCCGTTCACCCAGAGGATGTAGCGCGAGTCGGCGGTGAGACGCGCCCACGCGTGGACGGGGCGCGCGTCGACCCGGAAGCGCTT carries:
- a CDS encoding RND transporter; the protein is MCANRNGKPAPRGAGTGHDEKEDSRDLVRLDSEAERNLGLRLAEVRRRPVWREIRATAVIGPNEYALAHVSPRIAGRAVRVYAALGDDVKEGEILADLDSLELGEKKARYLEARANLEVARRNFRREKRLYEKKISSEREFLEAKGAFERAEAAYQAAYEALRLLGLSDEEIEKLEWGPRGRPLSYFSLTSPLAGTVIARHITVGELVTPADRPFTVADLSVVWILLDVYEKDLRHVAVGQTVRIEVDALPGETFQGSVTYVSNVLDPETRTAKARVEIPNADRRLRPGMFARAMVQVPDPSRPVALAVPEEAIQRVDGKPVVFVVEGSGLYRARRVQAGRKSAGLVEILRGLEEGERVVTRGAFYLKSELLEEQMGEHGH
- a CDS encoding RND transporter, with the translated sequence MAGWCKRTSRNVIPGRGARIFASGVCLALATVNPSPASEKAWTLDRLLEAARRQNPDLLAARAQLEVARGRLVRARYWNPFNPEIEGGAAARRFEGGGSESQAAAGLSIELEVAGQRTLRIREAKRNFERVEAEVADVERHLVADVTRAFYRALYLGEQLRLFERIELLNRRLYQASEERFSAGEAPKLEANLAAIRHDRAARDRLAAEASYRNALRTLERLSGMEPTGVLILKGSFRAEDVPLDEKELLETALASRPDLLARKHELSRLEAETRLTRRLILPNPRLGFEYDEEAESRGQRDRIFGVTLRFPIPIFDAKKAELTTLSGLRLAERHNLRAVELSIELEVRDALETFRAARKAVRAFESGAVERIEESLRLLETSYKEGKIGLLELLAGQNELVAARLAYLEALWDYWRARAELERAVGRRLPERRSR
- a CDS encoding acyl-CoA dehydrogenase yields the protein MSEIATNEESRVRGLVDVEKLARWMDERKLPGAGEPLEVRFISGGASNEIFELKRGPHRMVLRRPPRKVPEGRNESMLREYRVLYALNDTDVPHARALAACEDTDVLGACFYIMEYVDGWTPMGPLPPPFDRDLEAKRGLGWELVDALAKLARVDWKKVGLEGFGKPEGFLERQVDRWLSHLSRVKFREIPGLDEAAEWLRRHTPRHYPVGIIHGDYQFANVMFHHGAPARMAAIVDWEMSTIGAPLLDLGWVLMGWVNPGEENAMKGYFDYTGMPTREELMQRYAEKSGLSVDNIDYYVVLARFKIACVLEAGYARYVQGGADNPKMAAFGDVVLQMARRAAELARSSKLPPTS
- a CDS encoding lipid-transfer protein, whose product is MTIKDRTAIAGIGQTRFGKGLEDTELSLACQAISAAIDDAGLRPSDVDGLVMFSMENGREVEIARNVGLGDVTYFGEIGYGGGAGCATVGHAAMAVATGQCQVAVAWRARKRAAKTSRPWAQVGQRLSGFTQWSRPFGLLRPVDEIAMLARRYMHEFGATREHLCNVALAFRKHANRNPNAIMYGRELTREQYMTSRWISEPLCLYDNCLETDGALAVVVVSAERARDLRHPPVYVHSFAQSIPRQHQVMTNYFCDDPLLGPSYVCSRLLWKNSDFGPRDVRVAQLYDAFSPLILLSLEGYGFCGRGEGAAFTENGNLEWPDGRLPTNTSGGGMSEAYVHGFNLILEGVRQMRGTSTCQVEGAECCLVTSGEGVPTSALLLRR
- the ate gene encoding putative arginyl-tRNA--protein transferase, which translates into the protein MAFLPELCFNGLPPMRSSIEPRNRRRVEPPEWVVYDAPSRCPYLPGRVARLPMRFPVRPLTRSEFARRLAEGDRRQGLMLYRPSCPSCQACVPLRIDVSRFRPSRTQKRIWRRGNRLLRTEISRPTVTEEKVRLYTRHKSERGLLVSGERVDALAYEEFLVDTCVDTLEFDYRYQEKLVAVSIVDRSADALSAVYTYFDPDFSHLSPGTFSILKQIETCREWGLRYLYLGYYIRDCAPMRYKANFLPHERLVEGEWREWGNEGPAAAPRRPGS